The Pelagibius sp. CAU 1746 genomic sequence TGGCCTGGTTCAGCCTGGCGGCGGAACAGGGGCAGGGCTGGGCGGCAAGACGACGCAACGAACTCCATGACAGTCTCACCGCCGGGCAGCGGGAGCAGGCAGCCCGTCTCGCCTTGCGCCTGCGCGCAGCTACGCAGTGACCACAGCCCGCCGTCCGCGGTGTCATGCTGCGGAGGGCTCTGCGCCTTTGGGGTGCCGAGGCAGGGGAAATGAAGAGGCTCGACAGAATCGTTTCGGTCTTCTAACACTCCGGGCATTCTACTAACTCCGTCGTTACCCCCAAAAAGACCAAGGAAAAGGCAGGGACATGCAGGCAGACGTCACCCCAGAGGTCACCGTGGTCGACCACCCTCTGGTGCAGCACAAGCTCACCATCATGCGAGAGAAGGACACGGCCCTGCCGGAGTTCCGGCGTCTTTTGAGGGAAATCAGCCTGCTGTTGGCCTACGAGGTGACCCGGCACCTGGAGCTGAAGCAGATCGAGATCGAGACGCCGGTGGCCAAGACCGCAGCTCCCCTTCTGGCCCGCCCGGAACCCTGTCTCATCACCATTTTGCGTGCCGGCAACGGCCTCCTGGACGGCATGCTGGACCTTATTCCTTCGGCCTCTGTAGGGCACGTCGGCCTGTACCGCGACCCCAAGACCCTGGAAGCGGTGGAATACTACTACAAGGTGCCCAAGGACATGGGCCAGCGCCTGACCATCGTGGTCGACCCCATGCTGGCCACCGGCCACACCGCTGTCGCCGCCCTCGACATGCTGAAGAAGGACGGCGCTGCGGACATCAGCTTTGTCTGCCTGGTGGCCGCGCCGGAGGGGATCGAGGAACTGCGCAAGGCCCATCCCGACGTGCCGGTCTTCACCGCCGCGGTGGACGAGAAGCTGAACGACAAGGGCTACATCGTGCCCGGTCTGGGGGACGCCGGCGACCGCATCTTCGGCACCAAGTAAAGCCGCTCAGGCCGTTTCCGGAGCCGCCCTGCCGAGCCGGCCGGCCGCAAGAGCGCAGCCCGAGGCGGCGAGGGCAACCGCGGCCATCCCGAAAAAGGCGAAGCCCGGGCCGGTCTCGTAAAGGCGGCCCGCCAACAGCATGGCCCCGCCCATGGCCAAGCCCCCGGAAAGCGCCGAGTAGAAGCTCTGCATGGAGGCGGAGAGCGCCGCGGGCGTTGCCCGGGTGATGTAGTGCATGGCCGCCAAGTGGGTCACGGCGAAGGTGGCCGCGTGCAGCGTCTGCACCGCCGCCAGCAGGGCGAGGTCGATGGTGACGGCCGTAAC encodes the following:
- the upp gene encoding uracil phosphoribosyltransferase — protein: MQADVTPEVTVVDHPLVQHKLTIMREKDTALPEFRRLLREISLLLAYEVTRHLELKQIEIETPVAKTAAPLLARPEPCLITILRAGNGLLDGMLDLIPSASVGHVGLYRDPKTLEAVEYYYKVPKDMGQRLTIVVDPMLATGHTAVAALDMLKKDGAADISFVCLVAAPEGIEELRKAHPDVPVFTAAVDEKLNDKGYIVPGLGDAGDRIFGTK